A portion of the Sulfurospirillum diekertiae genome contains these proteins:
- a CDS encoding Tex-like N-terminal domain-containing protein: MAKENIINILKLLDEGSTIPFIARYRKEMTGGASDEQLREFDSIYAYAKKTA, translated from the coding sequence ATTGCCAAAGAGAACATTATCAACATTTTAAAGCTGTTAGATGAAGGCTCGACCATCCCTTTTATCGCACGGTATCGCAAGGAGATGACAGGTGGGGCGAGCGATGAGCAGCTTCGGGAGTTTGATAGCATTTATGCGTATGCAAAAAAAACTGCATGA
- a CDS encoding SHOCT domain-containing protein produces the protein MYGYEWMGHGFFMPWMIIFPIILLVFFMVMRGGRASCHHHEKEDEALEIARKRFARGEIDEEAFEKIKEKLNA, from the coding sequence ATGTATGGATATGAATGGATGGGACATGGGTTTTTTATGCCGTGGATGATTATATTTCCCATAATACTTTTAGTGTTTTTTATGGTGATGCGAGGCGGTAGAGCATCGTGTCATCATCATGAAAAGGAAGACGAAGCGTTAGAAATCGCCCGTAAGCGTTTTGCCCGTGGTGAGATTGACGAAGAGGCTTTTGAGAAGATCAAAGAGAAGCTTAACGCTTAA
- a CDS encoding phosphoglycerate dehydrogenase, whose amino-acid sequence MKIAVITPLFSRSSELMNELTFHFPDVKNNADNRLKTKKDIIAFLQDMDGAIVGREEIDDEILSACPKLTILSRYGVGLDNLDLDTMKKRGVKLGWSGGTNSNSVAEITLSLMLSLIRNLHIATTLLKQHVWKVNGGSELTGKTIGLFGFGNIAKRVIELLAPFHCTILVFNRTQDEAEAQKYGITFASKERILEEADIISIHLPLTSESKNLFSTAEFKAMKKSAFIINTARGGIIDEEALKVALKGGEIAGAGLEAFLAEPTQDWELIDLPNLVCTPHLGGNSKESILAMGYSCIEHLKAHFAH is encoded by the coding sequence ATGAAAATTGCTGTTATCACACCCCTCTTTTCTCGCTCATCCGAACTCATGAATGAACTTACATTTCATTTTCCAGATGTTAAAAACAACGCCGACAACAGACTGAAAACCAAAAAAGATATCATCGCTTTTTTGCAAGACATGGATGGTGCCATTGTTGGTCGTGAAGAGATAGACGATGAGATATTAAGCGCTTGTCCAAAACTCACAATACTCTCCCGTTATGGTGTAGGACTGGACAATTTAGATCTTGATACAATGAAAAAAAGAGGTGTCAAACTCGGTTGGAGTGGTGGAACAAACAGTAACTCAGTTGCAGAAATTACTTTGAGTCTCATGCTCTCGCTCATTCGAAACTTACATATAGCCACAACACTTCTTAAACAGCATGTTTGGAAAGTTAACGGAGGCAGCGAGCTTACAGGAAAGACTATTGGCCTTTTTGGCTTTGGCAACATTGCAAAGCGTGTCATAGAGCTTTTAGCCCCTTTTCACTGTACCATTTTGGTCTTTAATCGTACTCAAGATGAAGCAGAAGCCCAAAAATATGGCATTACCTTTGCCAGTAAAGAACGCATCTTAGAAGAAGCAGACATCATCTCCATTCATCTGCCACTTACATCGGAGAGTAAAAATCTCTTCTCAACAGCCGAATTTAAAGCGATGAAAAAGAGTGCGTTTATTATCAACACAGCCCGTGGCGGTATCATCGATGAAGAAGCCCTCAAAGTGGCACTCAAAGGTGGTGAAATTGCAGGCGCTGGCCTGGAAGCCTTTTTGGCTGAACCAACACAAGATTGGGAACTGATCGATCTACCTAATCTTGTCTGCACTCCCCATCTTGGAGGTAACTCAAAAGAGAGTATCTTGGCAATGGGATATAGTTGTATTGAACATCTTAAAGCCCATTTTGCACATTAA
- a CDS encoding putative bifunctional diguanylate cyclase/phosphodiesterase — protein sequence MSPLSFISLAEDTGLILPIGLWVLESACAKLKQWEKHPNRQTFKMAINVSSRQFRQPNYVSEVEEVLKKSGVNPALLKFELTESLVLEDSVGSIEKMYELKKLGVTFSMDDFGTGYSSLSYLTQLPLSQLKIDKSFIDNIPGEKNNEMVTRTIIAMGEGMEINVIAEGVETQVQKEFLLANGCQFFQGYLFSRPLPDEELEAFLDENGKLS from the coding sequence GTGTCGCCTTTGAGTTTTATATCACTTGCTGAAGATACAGGATTGATTTTGCCTATTGGTCTGTGGGTACTCGAGAGCGCATGTGCTAAGCTTAAGCAGTGGGAAAAACACCCAAACAGACAAACATTTAAAATGGCTATCAATGTAAGCTCCAGACAATTTCGACAGCCAAACTATGTATCTGAAGTAGAAGAAGTACTCAAAAAAAGCGGCGTCAATCCAGCACTGCTAAAATTTGAATTAACCGAAAGCCTTGTGTTGGAAGATAGTGTAGGTAGCATTGAAAAGATGTATGAACTCAAAAAATTGGGAGTGACGTTTTCAATGGATGATTTTGGAACGGGGTATTCATCACTCTCCTATCTTACACAACTTCCACTCAGCCAACTTAAAATCGACAAATCTTTTATCGATAATATTCCTGGGGAAAAAAACAATGAGATGGTAACACGAACCATCATCGCCATGGGAGAAGGAATGGAGATAAATGTTATTGCCGAGGGCGTGGAAACACAAGTACAAAAAGAGTTTCTCCTTGCCAATGGATGCCAATTCTTTCAAGGATATTTGTTTAGTCGTCCTTTACCAGATGAGGAGCTTGAAGCGTTTTTGGATGAAAATGGGAAGCTGTCCTAA
- a CDS encoding sensor domain-containing diguanylate cyclase, with protein sequence MKEMSNLEALQPTLREKAEYLFFKKVNLQKKENSLEMIQKVLQELCIHQIELEMQNEELLQSKEELYSVKERYFDLYEQAPIGYCTLSEEGKILQANLTMATLLVLPRGKLLGQSIKTFISRENQDTWYLYLQKLLKTHKTEPCELQMAKGDGTLFWAHLDVSIQHDVHGVVALHLMLSDISSQKEAQIEFEATVYTLAYYDVLTQLPNRRLVQDRLVQAIGAVARSGLYGALLFIDVDYFKSLNDTRGHDVGDLLLIEIANRLRSNIRFGDTVGRQGGDEFIILLSNLSVESTEAAAMALQFGRKIYEIFEKPFDLNGFEYNCKISTGISLFQKDSSIEELFKYVDIALYHAKEAGRNTLRFFDPKMQEAINLRTTLESDLHSAIAFQEFCLYYQPQVDKVGHCTGVEALIRWNHPK encoded by the coding sequence ATGAAAGAAATGAGTAATCTAGAAGCGTTACAACCCACATTGCGCGAAAAGGCAGAATATCTTTTTTTTAAGAAGGTTAATTTACAAAAAAAAGAAAACTCTCTTGAAATGATTCAAAAAGTTCTTCAAGAATTATGTATTCATCAAATCGAACTTGAGATGCAAAATGAGGAGTTGCTACAGAGTAAAGAAGAGCTTTACAGTGTAAAAGAACGCTATTTTGATCTGTATGAACAAGCTCCTATTGGCTATTGTACGCTCAGCGAAGAGGGAAAAATTCTTCAAGCAAACCTTACGATGGCAACATTGCTTGTTTTGCCTAGAGGCAAACTGTTGGGACAGTCTATCAAGACCTTTATTTCTCGTGAAAATCAAGATACGTGGTATCTATACCTCCAGAAACTTCTTAAAACGCACAAAACAGAGCCCTGTGAGTTGCAGATGGCCAAAGGAGATGGTACGCTATTTTGGGCTCATTTGGATGTATCTATTCAGCATGATGTGCATGGCGTCGTGGCATTGCACCTTATGCTAAGTGACATCTCCTCGCAAAAAGAAGCTCAAATTGAGTTTGAAGCCACCGTCTATACTCTTGCTTACTATGATGTGCTCACTCAATTACCCAATCGTCGTTTAGTGCAAGACCGCTTAGTTCAAGCCATCGGTGCTGTAGCGCGCAGTGGACTTTATGGGGCACTTCTTTTTATAGATGTAGATTACTTCAAGTCACTTAACGATACGAGAGGTCATGATGTTGGAGATTTGCTCCTCATCGAAATAGCGAATCGTTTGCGTTCAAATATACGTTTTGGCGATACAGTGGGACGTCAAGGGGGCGATGAGTTTATTATCCTCTTAAGCAATCTGAGTGTGGAAAGTACAGAGGCGGCAGCCATGGCATTGCAATTTGGTCGAAAAATATATGAAATATTTGAAAAACCTTTTGACTTGAATGGATTTGAATATAATTGTAAAATCAGTACAGGTATCTCCTTATTTCAAAAAGACAGTAGTATTGAAGAACTGTTCAAATATGTAGATATTGCGCTTTACCATGCTAAAGAGGCAGGTCGAAATACACTCCGTTTCTTTGACCCTAAAATGCAAGAAGCGATAAATCTACGCACAACTTTAGAGTCAGACCTTCATTCTGCTATCGCATTTCAAGAATTTTGTCTCTATTATCAACCCCAAGTTGATAAAGTGGGTCATTGCACTGGTGTTGAAGCTCTTATACGATGGAACCATCCAAAATGA
- a CDS encoding helix-hairpin-helix domain-containing protein, translating to MGRAMSSFGSLIAFMRMQKKLHERKEEILRLIAEKAQLSDEVKKAVEKAQTLQELEDIYRPYKEKKNTRAALAIAAGLTPLADVLERAELELEAFEKRAQSFVNDTVKSVKEAIIGAQDIIAERYSDDAKEREYWRAQLHDYASFEIKATKTLKPDGLYAKLAGKAEKIASIPSHRYLAMMRGVAEKELHVKILHDMERVESAIERYRIPRNAKSSKSYLLEAYFDGFKRLLFPSLEREIHALIKEKADTQAIATFGKNLSQLLNTPPVTKRVILGVDPAYRTGCKLAVVDEHGTYLTHAVIYPTPPQSDYEKSAKVIKEFTQKYHITAVAIGNGTGSRESQEFFARLNCEEGLNLAYTVVSEAGASIYSASKIATEEYPNLDVTIRGAISIAQRLRDPMAALVKIDPKSLGIGQYQHDVDQKQLEKKLNEVIEDLVNRIGVDPNSASISLLSYVAGVGAKLAKAIVEHRESKGAFTCKSELLHVKGLGAKAYEQCAGFFRIREGKSVLDNTGVHPESYAIAQKLLARADLATLSKEQIIALAKEQGIGEATLQDIIAELLKPGFDPRESLPPIAFRSDLTDISELSEGSIVSGVVRNIADFGAFVDIGLKNDGLIHISQMSDKRIAHPLEVLSINQQLTRIRVLEVDKEKGKVSLSLKELP from the coding sequence GTGGGGCGAGCGATGAGCAGCTTCGGGAGTTTGATAGCATTTATGCGTATGCAAAAAAAACTGCATGAGCGCAAAGAGGAGATTTTACGCCTCATCGCTGAAAAAGCCCAGTTAAGCGATGAGGTAAAAAAAGCGGTGGAAAAAGCGCAAACACTTCAAGAGTTGGAAGACATTTACAGACCGTACAAAGAGAAGAAAAATACCCGTGCGGCGTTGGCTATTGCGGCAGGGCTTACACCATTGGCGGATGTTTTGGAGAGGGCAGAGTTAGAACTCGAAGCGTTTGAAAAGAGGGCGCAGAGTTTTGTGAATGACACGGTTAAAAGCGTGAAAGAAGCAATCATAGGGGCGCAGGACATCATCGCGGAGCGTTACAGTGATGATGCGAAAGAGCGTGAGTATTGGAGAGCGCAACTGCATGACTACGCTTCATTTGAGATCAAAGCTACTAAAACGCTCAAGCCTGATGGACTTTACGCCAAGCTCGCAGGCAAAGCCGAGAAAATCGCCTCCATTCCTTCGCATCGTTACCTTGCGATGATGCGAGGTGTTGCGGAAAAAGAGTTACATGTAAAGATATTGCATGACATGGAAAGGGTGGAGAGTGCGATAGAGCGTTACCGCATTCCTCGTAACGCCAAAAGCTCGAAAAGCTATCTTTTGGAAGCCTATTTTGACGGGTTTAAAAGGCTTCTCTTTCCTTCGTTAGAGCGCGAAATTCACGCACTTATCAAAGAGAAAGCCGATACACAAGCGATTGCGACGTTTGGTAAAAATCTCTCGCAACTGCTCAACACACCACCCGTTACCAAGCGCGTGATTTTGGGCGTTGACCCCGCATATCGCACTGGGTGTAAACTCGCCGTCGTGGATGAGCATGGCACATACCTGACGCATGCTGTTATCTACCCGACACCACCCCAAAGTGACTATGAAAAATCTGCCAAAGTTATTAAAGAGTTTACACAAAAGTACCACATCACCGCCGTGGCGATTGGCAACGGTACGGGTTCGCGCGAAAGCCAAGAATTTTTCGCGCGCCTGAATTGTGAAGAGGGATTGAATCTTGCCTATACCGTCGTTTCCGAAGCAGGGGCTTCGATCTACTCCGCGTCGAAAATTGCCACCGAAGAGTACCCGAACCTTGACGTGACGATCAGGGGAGCGATCTCCATCGCGCAACGTCTACGTGACCCGATGGCAGCACTCGTCAAGATCGACCCAAAATCGCTTGGCATTGGTCAGTACCAACACGATGTCGATCAAAAACAGCTCGAGAAGAAACTGAATGAAGTGATCGAAGATTTGGTAAATCGCATCGGGGTTGATCCTAACAGCGCTTCGATTTCACTACTCTCCTACGTGGCAGGCGTTGGCGCGAAACTTGCCAAAGCCATAGTCGAGCACCGTGAGAGTAAAGGGGCGTTTACATGTAAGTCTGAACTTTTACATGTAAAAGGTTTAGGGGCGAAAGCGTACGAGCAGTGTGCGGGGTTTTTTCGTATTCGTGAGGGGAAAAGTGTTCTTGATAACACAGGCGTTCACCCTGAGAGTTATGCCATTGCACAAAAGCTTTTGGCGCGTGCTGATTTGGCAACACTTTCCAAAGAACAGATTATCGCTTTAGCCAAAGAGCAGGGCATTGGCGAAGCAACGCTTCAAGACATCATTGCCGAGCTTTTAAAACCAGGGTTTGACCCTAGAGAGAGCTTGCCGCCGATTGCCTTTCGCTCGGATTTGACCGACATCAGCGAGCTGAGTGAGGGTTCTATCGTCTCAGGTGTGGTACGAAACATTGCTGATTTTGGGGCATTTGTGGACATTGGGCTTAAAAACGACGGACTCATTCATATCTCGCAAATGAGCGACAAACGCATCGCTCATCCTTTGGAAGTGCTCAGCATCAACCAACAACTCACACGTATTCGCGTCCTTGAAGTGGATAAAGAAAAAGGCAAAGTGAGTCTTAGTCTTAAAGAGCTACCGTAG
- a CDS encoding nickel/cobalt efflux transporter — MTDIASILQNSSGNAWLFLPSAILLGALHGLEPGHSKTMMAAFIIAIKGTVKQSIMLGLAATLSHTAVVWAIALLGMHFGARFATEAVEPYLEIVSGCIMTFIALWTLWQTRKNERACFTTHEHDDHHHSHDHDEHHHHEHHHSTEEIIFEELGSCSDPHELAHAKDIKKRFSNKEVTNGQILLFGLTGGLIPCPASITVLLICLQLKQFTLGVALVLAFSIGLALTLVTSGVIAALSMRHLSKRWNGFGEFAKKAPYFSGGLILLVGLYIGYQGLHHFF; from the coding sequence ATGACTGATATCGCCTCAATCCTTCAAAACAGTTCAGGTAACGCATGGCTTTTTCTACCTAGCGCTATTCTTCTTGGTGCCCTGCATGGCTTAGAACCAGGTCACTCCAAAACGATGATGGCGGCGTTTATTATCGCGATTAAAGGAACGGTGAAACAGTCTATCATGCTCGGACTTGCTGCGACACTTTCACATACTGCGGTAGTTTGGGCTATCGCGCTTTTGGGTATGCATTTTGGTGCTCGCTTTGCAACCGAAGCAGTAGAGCCGTATCTTGAAATTGTTTCAGGTTGTATCATGACGTTTATCGCACTTTGGACGCTTTGGCAAACACGAAAAAATGAACGTGCCTGCTTCACCACACATGAACATGACGACCATCATCATTCGCATGACCACGATGAGCACCATCATCACGAGCACCACCACAGCACAGAAGAGATCATCTTTGAAGAACTTGGAAGTTGCAGTGATCCCCATGAACTCGCACACGCCAAAGATATTAAAAAGCGCTTTTCAAACAAAGAGGTTACCAACGGACAGATTTTGCTTTTTGGACTAACGGGCGGACTTATCCCCTGCCCTGCGTCGATCACGGTGCTTCTCATCTGTCTACAACTCAAACAGTTTACACTCGGTGTTGCGCTTGTGTTAGCCTTTAGCATTGGTCTTGCACTTACGTTGGTAACATCAGGTGTCATCGCCGCGTTGAGTATGCGCCATCTCTCAAAAAGATGGAATGGCTTTGGGGAATTTGCCAAAAAAGCGCCTTATTTCTCAGGCGGCCTTATTTTGCTTGTGGGCTTGTATATTGGGTATCAAGGCTTGCACCATTTTTTCTAA
- a CDS encoding methyl-accepting chemotaxis protein has protein sequence MFKSITIKLRLWGIAIVFISGSFLFAFFAYTTIHEVKINGKLYNEIILAKDLVADILPPPEYIIETRLVSLEMLRTENSAELATFIAKIKTLKQEYEERHAFWVKNLHHEKIKPLMVEKAYAPAMRYFTLLETEFIPAVQAGDFKQASLLASGKLKDAYVEHRNIVDQIVVLANEYASANETNASDLLRNESIMLSFIFAFIFLATITLIYLSIKVILHRIKAISFLAQEFQQGNLLYQVTLDGNDEISNATDNFNHSIAKMQSIMHNVKEASEKNALTAAELSQTSHTIGMHIEDNAKEINLNQVELLKLEEVIEATTEQSVMMVQEIDNANTMLQEAKTKISRMEADIQQSSESENALAGDLERLSQETEQVQSILTMISDIADQTNLLALNAAIEAARAGEHGRGFAVVADEVRKLAERTQKSLLEINATIQVIVQSINSVSEKMSVNARFIQESSESSKTVQKVITLTVDTMSKAKAKVEVTANNSTQIKLGIHNILALFEKINTSAASNVVSIEQIAATSHDLDAMSEALNAQLKQFKA, from the coding sequence ATGTTTAAGTCCATCACCATAAAACTGCGGCTTTGGGGTATTGCAATTGTCTTTATCTCAGGCTCATTTTTATTTGCATTTTTTGCCTATACAACCATTCATGAAGTTAAAATCAATGGTAAACTTTACAATGAAATTATCCTCGCCAAAGATTTGGTTGCTGATATCCTACCACCACCTGAATATATTATTGAAACGCGTCTGGTTAGCTTAGAGATGTTACGCACCGAGAACAGCGCTGAACTTGCCACTTTTATCGCAAAAATCAAAACATTAAAGCAAGAATACGAAGAAAGACATGCCTTTTGGGTCAAAAACCTTCACCATGAGAAAATAAAACCGTTGATGGTTGAAAAAGCATATGCTCCAGCGATGCGCTATTTCACACTTTTGGAGACAGAGTTTATCCCTGCTGTGCAAGCAGGAGACTTCAAACAAGCATCTCTCTTAGCCTCTGGAAAACTGAAAGATGCCTATGTAGAACATCGAAATATTGTTGATCAAATTGTTGTATTAGCCAATGAATATGCCAGTGCCAATGAAACCAATGCCAGTGATCTTTTGCGCAATGAAAGTATCATGCTTAGTTTTATATTCGCGTTTATCTTTCTTGCGACCATTACTTTAATTTATCTCTCCATTAAAGTTATTTTGCACCGTATTAAAGCCATTTCCTTCTTAGCTCAAGAGTTCCAACAAGGCAACCTTCTTTACCAAGTGACCTTAGATGGAAACGATGAAATTTCAAATGCTACCGACAATTTTAACCATTCCATTGCCAAAATGCAGAGCATTATGCACAATGTCAAAGAGGCTTCTGAAAAAAATGCCCTCACGGCTGCAGAGCTGAGTCAAACGTCCCATACCATTGGCATGCATATTGAAGATAATGCCAAAGAGATCAATCTCAATCAAGTAGAATTACTCAAACTTGAAGAGGTCATAGAAGCAACAACAGAGCAATCCGTCATGATGGTTCAAGAGATTGATAATGCGAACACCATGTTGCAAGAAGCAAAAACTAAAATCAGTCGCATGGAAGCGGACATCCAACAAAGTTCAGAATCCGAAAATGCCCTTGCTGGCGACTTAGAGAGGCTTTCACAAGAGACGGAACAAGTACAATCCATCTTAACCATGATTAGCGATATTGCCGATCAAACCAATCTTTTAGCGCTCAATGCCGCCATCGAAGCGGCGCGCGCGGGTGAACATGGGCGTGGATTTGCCGTGGTAGCCGATGAAGTACGAAAACTCGCAGAACGAACCCAAAAAAGCTTACTGGAAATCAACGCGACCATTCAGGTCATCGTCCAGTCGATCAATAGCGTCAGCGAAAAGATGAGCGTCAATGCTCGTTTTATTCAAGAGAGCTCAGAATCTTCTAAAACGGTTCAAAAGGTCATTACCTTAACAGTCGATACGATGTCAAAAGCGAAAGCCAAAGTCGAAGTCACTGCCAATAATTCTACACAGATCAAACTTGGCATCCACAATATCTTAGCACTCTTTGAAAAGATCAATACTTCTGCTGCCTCAAATGTTGTAAGCATCGAACAGATCGCTGCAACTTCGCATGATCTTGATGCCATGAGTGAAGCACTCAACGCTCAACTCAAACAGTTTAAAGCCTAA
- a CDS encoding CheR family methyltransferase → MQQKGNHTLPKETHTKTFPIVSIGASAGGLAAFEAFFSRMPLEPVPCAFVLIQHLSPDFESSLVEIIGKYTPRSVFEITDGMVVKPNCVYIIPPAHDIALMKGVFELLNRTKKKRSTPPHQLLFNALAKDQHQNAIGIVLSGTGSDGTKGILSIKENGGMVMAQSIASAQYDGMPSSAIGTGLVDHTLPPEEMGVVLMNYIKSTWGTLLTEAPFDFALKHENVLKNIFILLREQTGHDFSQYKPNTIHRRIARRMDVVGIESLKNYLTYLQTTPDEVEALFQDVLIGVTHFFRDKSAFEALEKIIPELLRSKSMSNPFRAWSCGCSSGEEAYSLAILLAEYKEVSKLSFAIQIFATDIDERAIANARSGLYTSDIAEDVSPKRLASYFTLGSDGKTYRINKNIRDMVIFSEQNITRDPPFSKLDLICCRNLLIYMNPSLQKKIIPLFQYALNPSGVLFLGNSEGVGEFEHLFSVIDQKAKLYRCVVNPDDSRRKLMEHVLPLPTLESRRFSSSNIPLVREQNKQPLANVFVNAGGDKLYLYSEAGLAPKSSPLKNGETAIEELQSLNEELQSINEELQSTNEELETSKEEMQSLNEELSTVNSELQTKIIALSQANNDMNNLLSGTGVATLFLDKKLNVMRFTPSCALIINLITGDIGRPIGHIVPNLINYTTLQADAQGVLDTLIPTEIRVCSTTDKWYMMHIIPYRTLENIVEGVVVSFVDITEIKALRRLAVIVNDANDAIIMHDLEGNILAWNKSATQMYGWSETEALTLMMNDHVPESTRKEALKKIIQLSRHEILAPYLTQRLAKDGSIKDVWITATALVDETGKMYAVATTERLFDPTLEVYPNERNE, encoded by the coding sequence ATGCAACAAAAGGGGAACCATACTCTGCCAAAAGAGACACACACAAAAACGTTTCCCATTGTTAGTATTGGGGCTTCTGCTGGTGGATTAGCGGCATTTGAAGCTTTTTTTTCTCGTATGCCACTGGAACCTGTTCCTTGTGCTTTTGTATTAATTCAGCATCTCTCTCCTGATTTTGAAAGTAGCCTTGTCGAGATTATCGGAAAATATACCCCCAGGAGCGTTTTTGAGATAACGGACGGCATGGTGGTAAAACCCAATTGTGTTTACATCATCCCCCCAGCGCACGATATTGCCCTTATGAAGGGAGTATTTGAGCTGTTAAATCGCACCAAAAAAAAAAGGTCTACACCTCCCCATCAACTTCTTTTTAATGCTTTAGCCAAAGACCAACACCAAAATGCCATTGGTATCGTGCTCTCAGGTACAGGAAGCGATGGCACAAAAGGCATTTTGAGTATCAAGGAAAATGGCGGTATGGTTATGGCGCAAAGTATCGCTTCTGCCCAATATGACGGTATGCCAAGTAGTGCTATAGGGACGGGTCTGGTTGATCATACCCTGCCACCTGAAGAGATGGGTGTTGTGCTTATGAATTACATCAAGTCTACATGGGGCACACTTTTAACGGAGGCTCCTTTTGATTTTGCACTCAAACATGAAAATGTTCTTAAAAATATTTTTATTCTTCTTCGTGAACAAACAGGGCATGATTTTTCACAGTACAAACCCAATACCATTCATCGCCGCATTGCGAGAAGGATGGATGTTGTAGGCATTGAGTCATTGAAAAATTATCTTACTTATCTGCAAACAACACCTGATGAAGTTGAGGCGTTGTTTCAAGATGTCCTCATAGGCGTCACGCATTTTTTTCGTGACAAAAGCGCCTTTGAAGCATTGGAAAAAATCATTCCTGAACTTTTAAGGAGCAAGTCTATGAGCAACCCTTTTCGAGCTTGGTCTTGTGGTTGTTCGAGTGGCGAGGAGGCGTATTCTTTGGCAATACTTTTAGCCGAATACAAAGAGGTATCTAAACTCTCTTTTGCGATTCAAATCTTTGCGACCGACATTGATGAGCGAGCCATTGCAAACGCGCGTTCAGGTCTTTATACTTCGGATATCGCAGAGGATGTTTCACCCAAACGACTTGCGTCTTATTTCACGCTAGGGTCTGATGGTAAAACATACCGCATCAATAAAAATATTCGCGATATGGTCATCTTTTCTGAACAAAATATCACCAGAGACCCACCTTTTTCCAAACTTGATCTCATCTGCTGTCGCAATCTTTTGATTTACATGAATCCCTCTTTGCAGAAAAAAATCATTCCCTTATTTCAGTATGCCCTCAATCCTAGCGGCGTGCTTTTTTTAGGTAATTCTGAGGGTGTTGGCGAATTTGAACATCTTTTCTCCGTCATCGACCAAAAAGCAAAACTCTATCGCTGTGTTGTCAACCCAGATGATTCAAGACGAAAGCTGATGGAGCATGTTCTGCCTCTTCCTACTTTGGAAAGCAGACGCTTTTCTTCCTCTAACATTCCATTGGTGCGTGAACAAAACAAGCAACCTTTAGCCAATGTCTTTGTTAACGCTGGAGGCGATAAGCTTTATCTTTATAGCGAGGCAGGATTAGCGCCAAAAAGTTCTCCTTTGAAAAATGGAGAAACAGCCATAGAAGAGTTGCAATCGCTCAATGAAGAGTTACAATCCATCAACGAAGAGCTTCAATCAACCAATGAAGAGCTAGAAACCTCCAAAGAAGAGATGCAATCGCTCAATGAAGAGCTTTCCACGGTCAATTCCGAACTTCAAACAAAAATTATCGCTCTTTCCCAAGCCAACAATGACATGAACAATTTACTCTCAGGCACAGGTGTTGCGACACTCTTTTTAGACAAAAAGCTTAATGTGATGCGCTTTACTCCTTCGTGTGCGCTCATCATCAATCTTATTACGGGTGATATTGGCAGACCCATTGGGCATATCGTCCCCAACCTCATTAATTACACCACTTTACAAGCGGATGCCCAAGGCGTACTGGATACGCTCATCCCCACAGAGATAAGAGTATGCTCGACGACAGATAAGTGGTATATGATGCACATCATTCCCTATCGAACCCTTGAAAATATCGTTGAGGGCGTGGTGGTGAGTTTTGTTGATATCACGGAGATTAAAGCTCTGCGTCGTTTGGCGGTGATTGTGAATGATGCCAATGATGCCATCATTATGCATGATTTAGAAGGAAATATCCTTGCTTGGAATAAAAGTGCAACGCAGATGTACGGTTGGAGCGAAACAGAGGCGTTAACGTTAATGATGAACGACCATGTCCCTGAGTCCACACGCAAAGAAGCGCTGAAAAAAATTATTCAGCTCAGTCGTCATGAGATTTTAGCGCCCTATCTTACACAACGCCTCGCCAAAGATGGGTCGATAAAAGATGTTTGGATTACCGCAACGGCACTGGTTGATGAGACGGGTAAAATGTATGCAGTAGCGACTACAGAGCGCTTGTTTGATCCTACCTTAGAGGTGTATCCCAATGAAAGAAATGAGTAA